One Methanoculleus sp. 7T genomic window carries:
- the groL gene encoding chaperonin GroEL (60 kDa chaperone family; promotes refolding of misfolded polypeptides especially under stressful conditions; forms two stacked rings of heptamers to form a barrel-shaped 14mer; ends can be capped by GroES; misfolded proteins enter the barrel where they are refolded when GroES binds) has product MVSSKQLMFDEDARRTLLAGVNKVADTVKITLGPKGRYVVIDKPTSPIVTNDGVTIAKDISLHDKFENAGAKLVKEVAQKTQDKTGDGTTTATLLAQAILTEGMKNVSSGANPIEIKRGIDAAVAATVEYIRSTSVPVNDRDRILQVATISANNDEKIGELIADAMDKVGYGGLITVEDAKSLETGLDVVKGMQFDRGYISPYMVTDPEKMACEYEDPYILITDRKISSLKQIIPILEATAQEGKPLLIIAEDVEGEAQAALILNIIRGSLKVCAVKAPGFGDERKAILEDIAVLTGATVVSEDRGMKLENVSKQAFGTAHTIKVDAEKTLVVGGRGDRKALEDRMHLIESQINIADTEWKKGELRKRLGNLGGGVAVIKVGAATETELKEKKMRIDDALNATKAAVEEGVVVGGGVTLFRAISALDGLRFDDDRKVGVSIVRRALEEPIRQIAENAGVEGAEVIAAIKGSSDAEFGYNAKTGSYENLAEHGVIDPAKVVRLGLQNAASIAGLILSTEVVITDFDEEKDQKTAAIII; this is encoded by the coding sequence ATGGTATCATCGAAACAACTGATGTTCGACGAAGACGCACGCAGAACGCTCCTTGCCGGCGTCAACAAGGTTGCCGACACCGTCAAGATTACGCTCGGCCCCAAGGGCAGGTACGTCGTAATCGACAAACCGACAAGCCCCATCGTGACGAACGACGGCGTGACGATAGCAAAAGATATCTCACTCCATGATAAGTTCGAGAATGCCGGGGCGAAACTCGTCAAGGAAGTTGCCCAAAAGACCCAAGATAAGACCGGTGACGGAACGACGACGGCAACGCTTCTTGCCCAGGCCATCCTCACTGAAGGTATGAAGAACGTATCCTCCGGAGCAAACCCGATCGAGATCAAACGGGGGATCGATGCCGCGGTTGCGGCGACCGTGGAGTACATCCGGTCAACGAGCGTCCCGGTCAATGACAGGGACAGGATTCTTCAGGTCGCCACGATCTCAGCCAACAATGACGAGAAGATCGGAGAACTCATCGCCGACGCGATGGATAAGGTCGGATACGGCGGCCTCATCACGGTCGAAGACGCTAAGAGCCTTGAGACCGGCCTCGATGTGGTCAAAGGGATGCAGTTCGACCGGGGGTACATCTCACCCTACATGGTCACGGATCCCGAGAAGATGGCCTGTGAGTATGAAGACCCCTACATCCTGATCACCGACCGGAAGATCTCCTCGCTCAAGCAGATAATCCCCATCCTTGAAGCGACCGCACAGGAGGGCAAACCGCTCCTGATCATCGCCGAAGATGTCGAAGGTGAGGCTCAGGCAGCCCTTATCCTGAACATCATACGAGGTTCTCTCAAAGTCTGCGCAGTCAAAGCACCCGGGTTCGGCGACGAACGCAAGGCAATCCTTGAGGACATCGCAGTCCTCACAGGCGCGACGGTCGTCTCCGAAGACCGGGGGATGAAACTGGAGAACGTCTCCAAGCAGGCATTCGGTACGGCTCACACGATCAAGGTCGACGCAGAGAAGACACTGGTCGTCGGAGGAAGAGGGGACCGAAAAGCCCTGGAAGATCGGATGCACCTGATCGAGTCTCAGATCAACATAGCGGATACCGAGTGGAAGAAAGGCGAACTCCGGAAGAGACTCGGAAACCTCGGAGGCGGCGTGGCGGTCATCAAGGTTGGGGCGGCGACCGAGACCGAGTTGAAAGAGAAGAAGATGCGGATCGACGATGCCCTGAACGCCACCAAGGCGGCGGTTGAGGAGGGTGTGGTCGTCGGGGGCGGAGTCACCCTGTTCCGGGCAATCAGCGCCCTTGATGGACTGCGGTTTGATGACGACCGGAAGGTAGGGGTATCCATCGTGCGGCGGGCGCTGGAGGAGCCTATCCGCCAGATCGCAGAGAACGCCGGCGTCGAAGGCGCCGAAGTCATCGCCGCCATAAAAGGAAGCAGCGATGCCGAGTTCGGCTACAACGCAAAGACCGGCAGTTACGAGAACCTTGCGGAGCATGGCGTCATCGACCCGGCAAAAGTGGTGAGACTCGGACTCCAGAATGCCGCTTCAATCGCAGGTCTGATCCTCTCTACGGAGGTCGTCATCACCGACTTCGATGAGGAGAAGGACCAGAAGACCGCGGCCATCATCATCTGA
- the groES gene encoding co-chaperone GroES, with translation MEIIPIGERVLIKPIKQEEVTKNGIYIPESAQEGRKEGSVVAVGKRDDGSDLPLKQGDHVLYGGYSADTFEIDSETYVFVPYKDILAKIE, from the coding sequence ATGGAGATTATCCCAATTGGAGAACGAGTTCTGATAAAACCCATAAAACAAGAAGAAGTAACGAAGAACGGCATTTACATTCCCGAGTCCGCGCAAGAAGGCAGAAAGGAAGGATCCGTTGTTGCGGTAGGAAAGCGTGACGATGGATCCGATCTCCCCCTGAAACAGGGAGACCATGTCTTATACGGAGGCTACAGCGCGGATACGTTCGAGATCGACTCCGAGACGTATGTGTTCGTCCCGTATAAGGACATCCTGGCGAAGATCGAGTAA
- a CDS encoding methanogenesis marker 17 protein, whose translation MPPLNYFVVESPDEVGREAYERIAGDVLQDLDLIKVIDQLHIYVDPKAPIFVAAGRLRHMPRAIRVSDFANVNPGEKEIVLDIGDETYLAPLLRKLWARYGKENVDQPDRFTVVLPAGVVGAEELEEMVVADPSETLYKDVIYALQYIAPEGFKVRRQYIKGGTFYYVASEDTLPGDIVETMIKPMFEKMGVTL comes from the coding sequence ATGCCCCCGTTGAACTACTTCGTAGTCGAATCCCCCGATGAGGTCGGGAGAGAGGCCTATGAGCGGATAGCGGGCGACGTGCTCCAGGACCTCGACCTGATCAAGGTGATCGACCAGCTGCATATCTACGTCGACCCGAAGGCGCCGATCTTCGTTGCCGCCGGTCGACTGCGGCATATGCCGCGTGCAATCCGCGTCAGCGACTTTGCGAACGTCAACCCAGGCGAGAAAGAGATCGTGCTCGATATCGGCGACGAGACCTACCTTGCACCGCTGCTCCGGAAACTCTGGGCCCGCTACGGTAAGGAGAACGTCGACCAGCCCGACCGGTTCACCGTCGTCCTCCCGGCAGGGGTGGTCGGGGCGGAGGAACTCGAAGAGATGGTGGTGGCCGATCCGAGCGAGACGCTCTATAAGGATGTCATCTACGCGCTCCAGTATATCGCCCCCGAAGGGTTCAAGGTCCGTCGCCAGTATATCAAGGGGGGAACGTTCTACTACGTAGCAAGCGAGGATACCCTGCCGGGCGATATCGTGGAAACCATGATCAAACCGATGTTTGAGAAGATGGGGGTGACGCTGTGA
- a CDS encoding methanogenesis marker 15 protein — MSRKVRIAQLSCGPEYSGVQKEIYDAAEAVGAEVFFPDIALADVERAVDTFGLDVRSADLKLMIARGMALVDGKVDADGVFIGTCFRCAEAAIVRNELRRYIPEHSKLPVVSYSFTERTTSGTLLTRMEALTTIARRRALLAREEQTGITMGVDSGSSTTKAVVMKDNEIVGTGWHPTTEVLKSAESAIADALEMAGLAREDIQAIGTTGYGRFLIGKHLGADLVQEELTVNSKGAVYLAGHQRGASTVIDIGGMDNKAISVIDGIPGTFTMGGICAGASGRFLEMTAKRLGVDITELGPLAMKGMGKNVPMNSYCIVFGTQSLVNALAAGSSREDVAAAACHSVAEQVFEQQLQEIDIKEPVIMVGGTSLIEGLVYAMGQLLQTEIVVPPYSQYIGAVGSALLASGFVQGE, encoded by the coding sequence ATGAGCCGAAAGGTGCGGATCGCCCAGCTATCCTGCGGCCCCGAGTACAGCGGCGTTCAGAAGGAGATCTACGATGCCGCCGAAGCGGTGGGCGCGGAGGTCTTCTTCCCGGACATTGCGCTCGCCGATGTCGAGCGGGCGGTCGATACATTCGGGCTTGATGTCAGGAGCGCCGACCTAAAACTGATGATCGCCCGGGGCATGGCGCTCGTGGACGGGAAGGTGGATGCGGACGGGGTCTTCATCGGCACCTGCTTCCGGTGCGCCGAGGCGGCGATCGTCAGAAACGAGCTTCGCCGATACATCCCCGAACATTCGAAGCTCCCGGTGGTGAGTTACTCCTTCACCGAGCGGACGACCTCGGGGACCCTTCTCACGAGGATGGAGGCGCTGACGACCATCGCCCGGAGGAGAGCGCTCCTTGCCCGCGAGGAGCAGACCGGGATCACGATGGGCGTCGACTCGGGATCGAGTACCACAAAGGCGGTCGTGATGAAGGACAACGAGATCGTCGGCACCGGCTGGCATCCGACGACCGAGGTGCTCAAGAGCGCCGAGAGCGCCATCGCGGACGCGCTCGAGATGGCGGGCCTCGCCCGTGAGGATATCCAGGCTATCGGCACCACCGGATACGGGCGGTTCCTGATCGGCAAGCACCTCGGGGCGGACCTGGTCCAAGAGGAACTGACGGTTAACTCGAAGGGCGCCGTCTACCTCGCCGGCCACCAGCGGGGCGCCTCGACCGTCATCGATATCGGCGGTATGGACAACAAGGCGATCAGCGTGATCGACGGTATTCCCGGGACCTTCACGATGGGCGGGATCTGCGCCGGTGCGAGCGGCCGGTTCCTGGAGATGACCGCAAAACGTCTCGGCGTGGATATCACCGAACTCGGGCCGCTTGCCATGAAGGGCATGGGGAAGAACGTCCCGATGAACAGTTACTGTATCGTCTTCGGGACGCAGAGTTTGGTGAACGCGCTTGCGGCAGGGAGCTCGCGGGAGGACGTGGCGGCTGCGGCCTGCCACAGTGTCGCCGAACAGGTCTTTGAACAGCAGCTGCAGGAGATCGACATCAAGGAGCCGGTGATCATGGTGGGCGGCACCTCGCTGATCGAGGGGCTGGTCTACGCGATGGGCCAGCTCCTGCAGACCGAGATCGTCGTCCCGCCCTACTCGCAGTACATCGGCGCGGTCGGGTCCGCCCTGCTCGCGTCCGGGTTTGTCCAGGGAGAGTAG
- a CDS encoding winged helix-turn-helix domain-containing protein, translating to MARQIIFRQVERPRSKGDDDSLQWFFSSLGIGEGRDIDQVAQRILITLLEHQISGNGVPVERISRDLDISSSRINHHIRNLVDAGVVYRQKRLIYLRGSSLQSMVQELRKDALRVLDDLEAAAAEIDRSFGIDE from the coding sequence ATGGCAAGGCAGATTATATTCAGGCAGGTTGAGAGACCGCGAAGTAAGGGGGATGACGACAGCCTCCAATGGTTCTTCAGCAGTCTTGGTATCGGAGAGGGAAGAGACATCGACCAAGTCGCCCAGCGGATCCTAATCACGCTCCTTGAGCACCAGATCTCGGGGAACGGCGTGCCTGTGGAGAGAATCTCGCGCGACCTAGATATCTCTAGTTCCCGCATAAATCACCATATCAGGAACCTTGTCGATGCCGGCGTCGTGTACCGTCAGAAGAGGCTGATCTATCTTCGGGGGAGTTCTCTCCAGTCGATGGTGCAGGAACTGCGGAAAGACGCCCTCAGGGTCCTCGACGACCTTGAGGCCGCAGCTGCAGAGATTGACCGTTCGTTCGGCATAGACGAGTGA
- a CDS encoding rhodanese-like domain-containing protein, which produces MVDLALLLALGSIIAAVLISGCLGDGPAPERDQVVRTIPPAEASALIDKMGQSSEFVIIDVRRPDEFAGGHIPGAINIDSADFSERLASLDQDGTFVIYCRGGVRSAVVREQMREAGFREVYEIEGGMNAWKAAGLPVT; this is translated from the coding sequence ATGGTTGACCTCGCTCTTCTCCTCGCCCTCGGGAGCATCATCGCGGCCGTGCTGATCAGCGGGTGCCTTGGCGACGGTCCTGCCCCTGAACGGGACCAGGTCGTCCGGACCATACCGCCCGCCGAGGCGTCCGCCCTGATCGACAAGATGGGGCAGAGTTCGGAGTTCGTTATCATCGATGTCCGGAGACCGGACGAGTTCGCCGGCGGGCACATCCCGGGTGCGATCAACATCGACTCGGCTGACTTTTCCGAGCGCCTTGCAAGTCTGGACCAAGACGGGACCTTCGTTATCTACTGCCGCGGGGGCGTGCGGAGCGCCGTCGTCCGCGAGCAGATGCGGGAAGCAGGGTTCCGCGAAGTTTATGAGATCGAGGGCGGCATGAATGCCTGGAAGGCGGCCGGACTCCCAGTGACCTGA
- the asnB gene encoding asparagine synthase (glutamine-hydrolyzing): MCGIAGQFALNGGKADTALVGAMAERLRHRGPDGEGSLFSGPVGLAHRRLAIIDLSDEGRQPMANEDGSIWIVFNGEIYNYLELREELLAAGHRFATATDTEVILHAYEEWGRNCLHRFNGMWAFAIWDERRRELFCARDRLGVKPFYYTTAGDSFLFASEIKALRAHPAVGQKPNDRMLLTFLAWGVADHTEETMYDGICQLRPAHFIIVSERGVGEPQRYWDVTVNAASQGADDEAAARRVRELLTDAVRLRLRSDVPVGTCLSGGIDSSTITVLINDLLRAEHPGSVGERQKTFSVCFDDERFDESRHIDTVVAATGVASQRVTPDTDGLWEDIGRLLYMQDEPFASLSIYAQYCVMRLARDEVKVVLDGQGADEQLAGYIAYQAPYIRGLLRQGRVLAALREAVGSAKNHRSFFSWAARQFVVRSERRGLLRGSAPEVLRYAGSLDEVLKREVTASNLPLLLHWEDRNSMAFSIEARVPFLDYRLVEYLAGLPLDQKIRGGVTKYVLRQAIRGLVPDAVRCRMDKMGFVTPEEAWMKDELRPHILALFSSPEFARRPYWDAERALRNYREFLGGKSQYSTEFWRIACAEVWLRQFDGL; encoded by the coding sequence ATGTGCGGCATCGCCGGGCAGTTTGCCCTGAATGGAGGGAAGGCGGACACGGCCCTCGTCGGGGCCATGGCCGAGCGGCTCCGCCACCGCGGGCCTGACGGCGAGGGGAGCCTCTTCTCCGGTCCGGTCGGCCTCGCCCATCGCCGCCTTGCGATCATCGACCTCTCCGACGAAGGCCGGCAGCCGATGGCCAATGAGGACGGATCGATCTGGATCGTCTTCAACGGCGAGATCTACAACTACCTCGAACTCCGGGAAGAACTCCTGGCGGCCGGTCACCGGTTTGCTACCGCGACCGATACCGAGGTGATCCTGCACGCCTACGAGGAGTGGGGGAGGAACTGCCTGCACCGGTTCAACGGGATGTGGGCGTTTGCTATCTGGGATGAGCGCCGCCGCGAACTCTTCTGTGCCCGGGACCGACTGGGCGTAAAACCCTTCTACTACACCACGGCCGGGGACTCGTTCCTCTTTGCGTCAGAGATCAAGGCGCTCCGAGCGCATCCTGCAGTCGGCCAGAAGCCCAACGACCGGATGCTCTTGACGTTTCTTGCGTGGGGGGTCGCGGATCATACTGAGGAGACGATGTACGACGGCATCTGCCAGCTCCGGCCGGCTCACTTCATCATCGTCTCCGAGAGGGGTGTCGGGGAGCCGCAACGCTACTGGGACGTGACGGTGAACGCCGCTTCCCAAGGGGCCGACGACGAGGCCGCCGCGCGAAGGGTCCGCGAACTCCTGACCGATGCGGTCCGGCTCAGGCTTCGAAGCGACGTCCCGGTCGGGACCTGCCTCTCGGGAGGAATCGATTCCTCGACGATCACCGTCCTGATCAACGATCTCTTGCGGGCTGAGCACCCCGGAAGCGTCGGCGAGCGGCAGAAGACGTTCTCTGTCTGTTTTGACGACGAGAGATTCGACGAGAGCAGGCATATCGATACGGTGGTTGCGGCGACGGGTGTCGCGAGCCAGCGGGTCACGCCCGACACGGATGGACTCTGGGAGGATATCGGGAGGCTCCTCTACATGCAGGACGAGCCGTTTGCGTCTCTCTCGATATACGCCCAGTACTGCGTGATGCGGCTTGCCCGGGATGAGGTGAAGGTGGTCCTCGACGGGCAGGGGGCCGACGAGCAACTCGCGGGGTATATCGCCTATCAGGCGCCGTATATCCGAGGGCTCCTCCGGCAGGGCCGGGTCCTCGCGGCACTCCGGGAAGCAGTCGGGAGCGCGAAGAATCATCGTTCTTTCTTCTCATGGGCGGCCCGTCAGTTCGTGGTCAGGTCCGAGCGGAGGGGGCTCCTCCGGGGGTCCGCACCGGAGGTCCTCAGGTATGCGGGATCGCTTGACGAGGTGCTCAAGCGGGAGGTCACGGCCTCGAATCTCCCCCTCCTGCTGCACTGGGAGGATCGGAACTCGATGGCCTTCTCAATCGAGGCCCGGGTCCCGTTCCTCGACTACCGGCTGGTGGAGTATCTGGCGGGCCTCCCGCTCGACCAGAAGATCCGAGGCGGCGTCACGAAGTACGTATTGCGGCAGGCGATTCGAGGGCTGGTCCCTGATGCCGTCAGGTGCAGGATGGACAAGATGGGGTTCGTCACGCCGGAAGAGGCTTGGATGAAGGACGAACTCCGCCCCCACATCCTCGCCCTCTTCTCCTCGCCGGAGTTCGCCCGGCGGCCCTACTGGGACGCGGAGCGGGCGCTCCGGAACTACCGGGAGTTCCTCGGCGGAAAGAGCCAGTACTCCACCGAGTTCTGGCGGATAGCCTGTGCAGAGGTCTGGCTGCGGCAGTTCGACGGCCTGTGA
- a CDS encoding DUF1614 domain-containing protein — protein sequence MATELPGIAILPIPFSPEQVIIALAVLIPALVIFNLLLISEEVFESIGFGFYQAVLVTVGALLGSLINIPLVPVDEAVIAVNVGGAVIPLFVTLGMVARGRVSPVKTLVAIAIVSLVAYAFATPVPGLGITMPFYVAPLAGAAVGLFLARGCRAAPGLAYAGGTMGTLLGADLFNLADPEVLTALVGGKTTVLSIGGAGIFDGIFITGVLSVLLAAYAGRRLREKAGVCPQEQGE from the coding sequence ATGGCGACCGAACTCCCGGGGATCGCGATCCTGCCGATCCCTTTCAGCCCCGAGCAGGTCATCATAGCTCTGGCCGTCCTCATACCGGCTCTGGTCATCTTCAACCTCCTCCTCATCAGCGAGGAGGTCTTTGAGTCGATCGGGTTCGGGTTCTACCAAGCGGTGCTGGTGACCGTTGGGGCGCTCCTCGGCAGTCTGATCAACATACCGCTGGTTCCCGTCGACGAAGCCGTCATCGCGGTCAACGTCGGCGGCGCCGTCATTCCGCTCTTCGTGACCCTCGGGATGGTCGCACGAGGCCGGGTCTCGCCCGTAAAGACCCTCGTCGCCATCGCCATCGTGTCGCTCGTCGCCTACGCGTTCGCAACGCCTGTCCCCGGCCTCGGGATCACCATGCCGTTCTATGTCGCGCCGCTCGCCGGGGCTGCCGTAGGACTCTTCCTCGCCCGCGGCTGCCGCGCCGCCCCGGGACTTGCCTACGCCGGCGGGACCATGGGGACCCTGCTCGGCGCCGACCTCTTCAACCTCGCCGACCCGGAGGTGCTCACAGCGCTTGTCGGAGGCAAAACAACAGTCCTTTCCATAGGCGGGGCCGGGATATTCGACGGTATCTTCATCACCGGCGTGCTCTCGGTCCTGCTGGCCGCGTATGCAGGGAGACGCCTGCGGGAGAAGGCGGGAGTCTGTCCGCAGGAGCAAGGAGAGTGA
- a CDS encoding RDD family protein yields MVTLYLAGWGTRFWAWLIDVILIGLPASAVSDRLPPAWQVTVAPGLLSFSLSSVVLFLYWTLLEGYRGQSIGKMALNIRVTGRSGEKIGFGAAAIESFGKAFILIPDCLIGWLAMPGSKERLFNRISGTVVIESREKEEPEGVTYVKREE; encoded by the coding sequence ATGGTCACCCTCTACCTCGCCGGATGGGGCACCCGGTTCTGGGCTTGGCTCATCGACGTCATCCTGATCGGACTCCCCGCGTCGGCGGTCTCGGACCGGCTGCCGCCGGCCTGGCAGGTCACGGTAGCCCCGGGACTCCTCTCGTTCAGCCTCTCCTCGGTCGTCCTCTTCCTCTACTGGACGCTCCTTGAGGGCTACCGGGGCCAGTCCATCGGCAAGATGGCGCTGAACATCAGAGTCACCGGCCGCAGCGGGGAAAAGATCGGGTTTGGCGCCGCCGCGATCGAGAGTTTCGGAAAAGCCTTTATCCTGATCCCCGACTGCCTGATCGGCTGGCTCGCTATGCCGGGCTCAAAAGAGAGGCTCTTCAACCGGATATCCGGTACGGTCGTGATCGAGTCCCGGGAGAAGGAGGAGCCGGAAGGCGTCACCTACGTGAAGCGTGAGGAGTGA
- a CDS encoding methanogenesis marker 7 protein: MTTLVPVTYKGGVYRHDEIMDLIDDLGGYIVQKHVMAQDVVLQSFVPRDDIDLIREVAKPLAGEVTEAPLVGTEIAVVSPSLEIHHLPHTACDIAEYLRRAGAKTNMVGLARGFGKRIANLNDEERDIINEHDLAVYALGSFEECIRQKFPVLRRGIRVPIVVTGAPDRETLMRIIDPPVEGYVGGVGRIMHRFKRPEELSKLDELVDEVSRTLDARRDDLARDPLSVFPPRLMAILEERIQEVSMLTHPTPVTAQMEGLRVKLPYDLYADDIRALEVADGVIVEDIADVLPSRMRNYILIRIKPFSETRILV, from the coding sequence GTGACGACGCTGGTGCCGGTGACCTACAAGGGGGGCGTCTACCGGCACGACGAGATCATGGACTTGATCGACGACCTCGGGGGCTACATCGTGCAGAAACACGTCATGGCCCAAGACGTCGTGCTCCAGTCGTTCGTGCCGCGGGACGACATCGACCTGATCCGAGAGGTTGCAAAGCCGCTCGCCGGTGAGGTGACCGAGGCGCCCCTCGTCGGGACCGAGATCGCCGTGGTCAGCCCGAGCCTGGAGATCCACCACCTCCCCCACACCGCCTGCGATATCGCCGAGTATCTCCGGCGGGCCGGCGCGAAGACCAACATGGTCGGGCTTGCGCGAGGGTTTGGGAAGCGGATCGCGAACCTCAACGACGAGGAGCGGGATATCATCAACGAGCACGATCTCGCCGTCTACGCCCTCGGGAGCTTCGAGGAGTGTATCAGGCAGAAGTTCCCGGTGCTCCGTCGGGGGATCCGCGTGCCGATCGTGGTGACCGGGGCCCCCGACCGGGAGACGCTGATGCGGATCATCGACCCGCCTGTCGAGGGGTATGTCGGGGGGGTGGGGAGGATCATGCACCGGTTCAAGCGCCCGGAGGAACTTTCGAAACTCGACGAACTGGTGGACGAGGTCTCCCGCACCCTGGACGCCCGGCGGGACGACCTTGCAAGGGATCCCCTCTCCGTCTTCCCGCCCCGCCTAATGGCGATCCTCGAGGAGCGGATCCAGGAGGTCAGCATGCTGACGCACCCGACGCCGGTGACCGCCCAGATGGAAGGGCTGCGGGTGAAACTCCCCTACGACCTCTACGCCGACGACATACGGGCGCTTGAGGTTGCCGACGGTGTCATCGTGGAAGATATCGCCGACGTTCTGCCGTCACGGATGCGCAATTACATATTGATACGGATTAAACCCTTTTCGGAGACCAGGATATTGGTGTAG
- a CDS encoding ATP-binding cassette domain-containing protein, translated as MAAFTVEDLIRRLERLQARGPIPFDVKSGEVFGILCPCGQGRRTLIAVLMTMLFPVPGFAERSSLAILGNLGDVRRSMGIVFQEPVLDPALTCRENLDFHARLHGLDDDVRRRRITEVVGLFGLSGSADVAVGTCPSAMVRRLEIARAYIAHPNVLFLADPMEGLDDPGRREIRDLLRRLNRERGMTVIFTTHDIAEAEALCSRVAVVDRGEVVALDTPETFRAVMAVGDAPLELDDTS; from the coding sequence ATGGCCGCCTTTACCGTTGAGGACCTGATACGGCGCCTGGAAAGGCTTCAGGCACGCGGTCCTATCCCGTTCGATGTGAAGAGCGGAGAGGTTTTCGGCATCCTCTGCCCCTGCGGTCAGGGCCGGCGGACCCTGATTGCCGTCCTCATGACGATGCTCTTCCCGGTTCCCGGGTTTGCCGAGCGTTCATCGCTTGCGATCCTCGGGAATCTCGGTGACGTGCGGCGGAGCATGGGCATCGTCTTCCAGGAACCGGTGCTCGATCCTGCGCTGACCTGCAGGGAGAACCTGGACTTTCACGCACGACTGCACGGCCTAGACGATGATGTCCGGAGAAGGAGGATCACCGAGGTCGTCGGGCTATTCGGACTCTCGGGGAGCGCGGATGTCGCGGTCGGGACCTGCCCCTCGGCCATGGTGCGGCGGCTTGAGATTGCCCGGGCGTATATTGCACACCCGAATGTCCTCTTCCTTGCCGACCCCATGGAGGGGTTGGACGATCCCGGCCGCCGGGAGATCCGGGACCTGCTTCGACGGCTGAACCGCGAGCGGGGGATGACGGTCATCTTTACAACTCACGATATAGCGGAAGCGGAGGCGCTCTGCAGCCGGGTTGCGGTGGTGGACCGCGGGGAGGTTGTCGCCCTGGATACTCCGGAGACCTTCCGGGCGGTGATGGCCGTCGGCGATGCGCCGCTGGAACTTGACGATACCTCCTGA
- a CDS encoding methanogenesis marker 5 protein gives MAKVFIYPATSLILSDLVARFGHKPLGAALGIRERIQTAGVDSPPLQITPEEPKRGLKYAAVEVPSGVRGRMAIYGPLIEEAEAAVIVTDADLAFGCMGCARTDELILFSLRQSGIPILELKYPTNEEEGVQFVASIKKFLAGLPNGGEA, from the coding sequence ATGGCAAAGGTGTTTATCTATCCTGCAACGAGCCTCATCCTCTCCGACCTCGTGGCCAGGTTCGGCCATAAACCGCTCGGTGCAGCCCTCGGTATCCGGGAGCGGATACAGACCGCCGGGGTTGACTCCCCGCCCCTGCAGATCACGCCCGAAGAGCCGAAACGCGGCCTGAAATACGCGGCCGTCGAGGTGCCGTCCGGAGTCCGGGGGCGGATGGCGATCTACGGCCCCCTCATCGAGGAGGCCGAGGCCGCGGTCATCGTCACCGATGCGGACCTTGCGTTCGGGTGCATGGGGTGCGCCCGCACCGACGAGTTGATCTTATTCTCCCTGCGCCAGAGCGGTATCCCGATCCTGGAGCTGAAGTATCCCACGAATGAGGAGGAGGGCGTGCAGTTCGTCGCCTCCATCAAGAAGTTCCTTGCCGGTCTCCCGAACGGAGGTGAAGCATGA
- a CDS encoding carboxymuconolactone decarboxylase family protein, with amino-acid sequence MDFEKISARIAERGSKAIADELLREIESEYGRVPLIFERMAERPEILISHLLYKGAVVETSQLEPKTIELISLAVGAALKCSHCVEYHMQSAMAKGATRAEILEAILIAGLLANAAVLADAYRVVNGSAPCPSCDLNGTGLDKTCSDE; translated from the coding sequence ATGGATTTCGAGAAGATATCTGCGAGGATTGCGGAACGGGGATCAAAAGCGATTGCGGATGAACTCCTTCGGGAGATTGAGAGCGAGTACGGCAGGGTTCCCCTGATTTTTGAGCGGATGGCGGAACGGCCCGAGATCCTCATCTCGCACCTGCTCTACAAAGGCGCCGTGGTCGAGACCAGCCAACTCGAACCGAAGACGATCGAGTTGATCAGCCTAGCGGTGGGCGCCGCGCTCAAGTGCAGCCACTGCGTTGAGTATCACATGCAGTCGGCTATGGCGAAGGGCGCAACCCGGGCCGAGATCTTGGAGGCGATCCTGATTGCGGGCCTGCTCGCGAACGCTGCGGTCCTTGCGGACGCTTACCGTGTGGTGAACGGTTCGGCGCCCTGTCCGTCCTGCGACCTCAACGGCACGGGCCTGGACAAGACCTGCTCCGACGAGTAA